Sequence from the Methanothermobacter sp. genome:
TAGAAGCGGAAACACCTATGGACACGTCTGGGGACAGTTATATATCAACGGAAAATGGTATGATGCAGACGCAACAAGCTTCTCGAACACTCTTGGCACTATAAAAAACTGGGACACATCCAGCGCATTCATAAAGGGTGTTTACGCAGAATTACCATTCTAGAGTCTCAAATATTCAATTTTTTTATTTTTTTTAGCAGTTTTTCAGAGCATTTTCGTCAAATTCCATCTCCCGTATCCTTTTTATTATTTTACAGGTACTGTCAAGTTCGGATCTTCTGTATTTGTCCACCCTTTTAACCTCACAGTCAAGTCCCCGCCTCCTGAGTTCATCCCTCAGTTCATTGATATCAAACTTCTGATCAGGGCCTATGGCGATTATATCAGGCTTCAATCTGTGAACTATCTCAAACATATCGGTTTCACTGCCAAGGTAGGCCTCATCAACGGGTTTGAGCATCCTTACAACTTCGAGTCTCTGCTTTTCACCTATGATGGGTGTCCTTTTACGTGCCCTTACCGTGGAGTCCCTTGCAAGTACAACCACCAGTCTGGCGTTTTCTCCACCAAGTTTTTTTGCCTCCTTAAGGAAAAATCCGTGTCCCGGGTGGATTATGTCAAATGTGCCTGTTGCCATGACGGTTTTAATTTCAGTTTGCTCATCAACGGATCTGTTCATTTCAGTTCCTGATATTTTAAGGCCTCCCGGAAGTCTATCTTGCCCTTATAAATCGCTGAGCCAATAACAACCCCAGCGGCACCTGTTTTCTGGAGATCCTTGATGTCCTGAATGCTGCTGATACCCCCTGAGTAAATAACGGGCACATCAACGGCGTTCACAAGTTCAATCACAGGATCTGGATCAAATCCAGATAGAAGGCCCTCAAAGTCCACATTTGTAAACAGTATACTTCCTGCACCTTCCTTCTGGAGTTTTCTACCCAGCTCAACCGCTGTATGTTCTATATTCTCTGTCCATCCCCTTATAACGACCTTTGAGTCCCTACTGTCGAGTGAGACCATTATACGGTCTGAGCCATATTCCCCTGAGAGATCCCCTATAACCTCAGGGTTTTCAATGGCCATGGTGCCGAGTATTATCCTCTCAAAGCCCATATCCAGGAGTTCAGAGGCATATCCCTTACTTCTTATTCCCCCACCTATCTGGAGTGGCACAGAGACCCTTTCTGTGATTTCTTTAAGGATCTCAGTATTCCTTTCTGAACCGAGGGCACCGTCAAGGTCAACCACATGGATTGTCTCAGCCCCCAGGGATTCCCACCTTTCCGCCACACCGGCGGGGTCATCAATCACAACCTGCTCGGTACCGGGTTTTCCCTGTACAAGCTGGACGCATTTACCGTTTCTTATATCGACAGCCGGAATTATGAGCATTCTATCCTTTCTGAAGGTCATATTAATCACGGATGTAATCAATGAAGAGGAGCACTAAACCATGAAATATTATTCTCTTGTTATACCCACTTCCACTGAAAATTATTTAAGAATTTCATCTAGATATAATTAGGATATGGATAGGTGTTGACGATGACCGGTTTAAGGGCCCTCATCAGGGAATACAGAAGGATCACAGACAATGAAATCAAGTCTGAAACAGGAAATGGAACTCTTATGGGTCCAAGAGGCCCCTTGAAGGAGAATATAGAGTTCAGAGACCTCCTGAATCCGAGTAGAAGGTATTTTTCAGCTTTCAAAGAGGACGACAAGTATGTATCCAGCTTCCGTCTTGGCCATTTCAATATCCCTGATATAATCGCCGGTTCAGCTGCGGGTGTCTCATACATTGGGGGCATGAACCTTGGAAGGGCGCTTATAAAGGAGGGCCTTGCAGA
This genomic interval carries:
- a CDS encoding V4R domain-containing protein, whose protein sequence is MTGLRALIREYRRITDNEIKSETGNGTLMGPRGPLKENIEFRDLLNPSRRYFSAFKEDDKYVSSFRLGHFNIPDIIAGSAAGVSYIGGMNLGRALIKEGLADDTRSLGELMLEHKLGILDVISEEGDGRHLTMDIRVYECIECSGLPNIGRPICFFEAGIIAGALSEILGGRVDAYERRCWTNGYSFCQFDVRARI
- a CDS encoding FAD synthase is translated as MKTVMATGTFDIIHPGHGFFLKEAKKLGGENARLVVVLARDSTVRARKRTPIIGEKQRLEVVRMLKPVDEAYLGSETDMFEIVHRLKPDIIAIGPDQKFDINELRDELRRRGLDCEVKRVDKYRRSELDSTCKIIKRIREMEFDENALKNC
- the hisA gene encoding 1-(5-phosphoribosyl)-5-[(5-phosphoribosylamino)methylideneamino]imidazole-4-carboxamide isomerase; amino-acid sequence: MTFRKDRMLIIPAVDIRNGKCVQLVQGKPGTEQVVIDDPAGVAERWESLGAETIHVVDLDGALGSERNTEILKEITERVSVPLQIGGGIRSKGYASELLDMGFERIILGTMAIENPEVIGDLSGEYGSDRIMVSLDSRDSKVVIRGWTENIEHTAVELGRKLQKEGAGSILFTNVDFEGLLSGFDPDPVIELVNAVDVPVIYSGGISSIQDIKDLQKTGAAGVVIGSAIYKGKIDFREALKYQELK